A single genomic interval of Cucumis sativus cultivar 9930 chromosome 5, Cucumber_9930_V3, whole genome shotgun sequence harbors:
- the LOC101217639 gene encoding protein terminal ear1 encodes MAETGGVYGQFLAGSLDPTAQEFRPRYSTTLFLPQPPHRVFFPYPPISDVPLLPFCETGVTYPPFTTTESAYVPVRSPVSSVATRSLVVSSVPCDVSETMVRRELEVFGEIRGVQMERVKEGIVIIHFYDIRHAERALREIRDQHMHHQCRLRNYFNNNNNNNGFLLSNSSLPRPSPAPGLIAGHAVWAQFIVPAGKNQGTIVIFNLDSTVSTSCLREIFERFGQVKELRETPLKKQQRFVEFFDIRDAGKALKEMNGKEINGKSVLIEFSRPGGHGNKFFNANLTTPAICGSNNIYSRSSKCPPSRPPPPPSRNFSGGVGSNVPPRWYYSKPHASSRKWNLNKGSRSPRNPRKSSESDDVYEKMGSVDLNAGGECNEIEERESFGVLSKILKNSHSSSSVGADQQQVQPSRNKLRKCRQSRKFDSRFLINDNDSDCRDSRTTVMIKNIPNKYSQKLLLNMLDNHCIHCNEQVGDDHNEPLSSYDFVYLPIDFNNKCNVGYGFVNMTSPEATWRLYKAFHLQPWEVFNSRKICEVTYARVQGLESLKEHFKNSKFPCEMDHYLPVVFWPPRDGRKLTEPMPIGGQRQSITIGLSTTPSCSGNDEMEEGEEEEDDVATTTTTTLVDQQEESMKGNNNSSNSSSGSIDEDDTDGDEYDQVS; translated from the exons CGGCGTATATGGGCAGTTTCTAGCGGGGAGTTTAGACCCAACAGCTCAAGAGTTCCGGCCAAGATATTCGACTACTTTGTTTTTGCCGCAACCACCCCATCGGGTTTTCTTTCCGTACCCACCAATTAGCGACGTTCCTCTCCTGCCGTTTTGCGAGACAGGTGTAACTTACCCGCCGTTTACAACGACGGAGTCGGCGTATGTACCGGTACGGTCGCCGGTGTCGTCGGTTGCGACTCGGTCGTTAGTGGTGAGTTCGGTTCCTTGCGACGTAAGCGAGACGATGGTGAGGAGGGAATTGGAAGTATTTGGGGAGATTCGAGGAGTGCAAATGGAGAGAGTTAAAGAAGGGATTGTTATCATTCATTTCTATGATATTCGCCATGCCGAGAGAGCTTTGCGAGAGATTCGGGATCAGCACATGCACCATCAATGTCGTCTTCGTAACTActtcaacaataacaacaacaataatggTTTCTTGTTATCAAATTCCTCTCTACCTCGCCCTTCTCCGGCGCCTGGCCTCATCGCCGGCCATGCTGTTTGGGCTCAGTTCATCGTTCCGGCTGGGAAAAATCAGGGCACCATCGTTATCTTCAACCTTGACTCCACCGTTTCCACTTCTTGTCTCAGGGAAATCTTTGAACGTTTTG GTCAAGTGAAGGAGTTGAGAGAGACGCCACTGAAGAAACAACAAAGATTTGTGGAGTTTTTCGACATCAGGGACGCCGGAAAAGCTCTTAAGGAGATGAACGGAAAAGAAATCAATGGAAAATCTGTTTTGATTGAGTTCAGTCGTCCTGGGGGCCATGGGAACAAGTTCTTCAATGCTAACTTAACTACTCCGGCCATCTGTGGCTCGAATAATATATACTCCAGGAGTTCAAAATGCCCACCGTCACGACCTCCCCCTCCGCCGTCGAGAAATTTCTCTGGTGGGGTAGGTTCAAATGTTCCACCTCGGTGGTATTACTCGAAACCCCATGCTTCCTCTAGGAAATGGAATCTCAACAAGGGGAGTCGAAGCCCGAGAAACCCTCGGAAGAGCTCGGAGTCCGATGATGTGTATGAAAAAATGGGTTCCGTTGATTTGAATGCCGGCGGTGAGTGTAATGAAATTGAAGAGCGAGAATCATTTGGGGTTTTGAGTAAGATTTTAAAGAACAGCCATAGTAGTTCTTCTGTTGGTGCTGATCAACAACAAGTGCAGCCCAGTAGGAATAAGCTAAGAAAATGTAGACAATCCAGGAAGTTCGATTCTCGATTCTTGATAAACGATAATGATTCCGATTGCAGAGATTCGAGGACTACTGTGATGATCAAGAACATCCCCAACAAATACAG TCAGAAATTGTTATTGAACATGCTGGACAATCACTGTATTCATTGCAACGAGCAAGTGGGCGATGACCATAACGAGCCACTTTCTTCCTATGATTTTGTATATCTCCCTATTGATTTCAA CAACAAGTGCAATGTTGGATATGGGTTTGTAAACATGACCTCACCAGAGGCTACATGGAGGTTGTACAAGGCGTTTCATCTTCAACCTTGGGAGGTTTTTAACTCCAGAAAAATCTGTGAGGTCACTTATGCTAGAGTACAG GGACTGGAATCACTGAAGGAGCACTTTAAGAACTCAAAGTTCCCATGCGAGATGGACCACTACTTGCCAGTGGTGTTTTGGCCTCCTCGGGACGGGAGGAAACTGACGGAGCCAATGCCGATTGGTGGGCAGAGACAGTCAATCACCATTGGCCTCTCAACTACTCCATCTTGTTCTGGGAATGATGAGATGGAGGagggtgaagaagaagaagatgatgttgcaacaacaacaacaacaacactGGTTGACCAACAGGAGGAAAGCATGAAAGGAAACAACAACAGCAGCAACAGTAGCAGTGGAAGCATTGATGAAGACGACACAGACGGTGATGAGTATGATCAAGTTTCTTAA